In the genome of Schistocerca piceifrons isolate TAMUIC-IGC-003096 chromosome X, iqSchPice1.1, whole genome shotgun sequence, one region contains:
- the LOC124721891 gene encoding cystinosin homolog, with protein MQGKMLKLLILLLAAVAPYGSCTSLELQFTPQDLTLLKGASTSILLSLKKSPENATIEISADHADLVYIYPTTITVIEGNVSEAWTVNVTAVDVGRALVAANTSSSLIDVTEAFVRLTIQHSDFLYHASIVVGWVYFAAWSISFYPQIYINWKRKSVVGLNFDFLSLNILGFILYSLFNCGLYWIPEVEEEYFKLYPKGLNPVQVNDIVFALHASFATFITIVQCFIYERGDQTVSITARVIHGIFALFLFISVILAATLVITWLDFLYYCSYVKLAITLIKYVPQAYMNYKRKSTVGWSIGNILLDFTGGMLSMLQMIFNAYNYNDWNSIFGDPTKFGLGLFSVIFDIFFIIQHYVLYRDRKQTSESIKEPI; from the exons ATGCAGGGTAAAATGCTGAAACTGCTTATTCTTCTGCTTGCTGCAGTAGCACCAT ACGGCTCCTGTACATCATTGGAGCTTCAGTTCACCCCACAAGATCTGACTCTGTTGAAAGGGGCTTCTACTAGTATTCTTCTGTCCCTAAA GAAATCACCTGAAAATGCAACTATTGAAATCTCTGCAGATCATGCAGATCTGGTATACATTTATCCAACCACCATAACTGTTATTGAAGGGAATGTATCTGAGGCATGGACTGTGAATGTAACAGCTGTGGACGTTGGTCGAGCACTTGTTGCAGCAAATACATCTAGCTCATTAATTGA TGTAACTGAAGCCTTCGTGAGGCTCACTATTCAGCATTCAGATTTCCTTTATCATGCCAGCATTGTTGTTGGATGGGTATATTTTGCAGCTTGGTCGATATCTTTCTATCCACAAATATACATTAATTGGAAGAGGAAGAG tgTTGTGGGTCTCAATTTTGACTTTCTGTCATTGAACATACTTGGTTTTATTTTATATTCACTTTTCAACTGCGGTCTGTATTGGATTCCTGAGGTGGAG GAGGAATACTTCAAACTTTATCCTAAAGGACTGAATCCTGTACAAGTAAATGACATCGTATTTGCCCTTCACGCATCATTTGCGACATTCATCACCATAGTTCAGTGCTTCATCTATGAA CGAGGTGACCAAACAGTTTCCATCACGGCACGGGTTATACATGGCATATTTGCACTTTTCTTGTTCATAAGTGTAATCCTTGCAGCTACGTTGGTCATTACTTGGCTTGACTTTCTGTATTATTGTTCCTACGTTAAACTGGCTATTACTCTTATAAAATATGTTCCACAG GCTTACATGAACTACAAACGCAAGAGCACAGTGGGGTGGAGCATTGGAAACATCTTGCTGGATTTCACTGGAGGAATGCTGAGCATGCTGCAAATGATTTTTAATGCCTACAACTACA atgactggaattcgatatttgGAGATCCTACAAAATTTGGGCTGGGTCTTTTCTCCGTGATATTTGATATTTTCTTCATTATACAGCACTATGTGCTTTACCG TGATCGAAAGCAGACATCAGAAAGTATTAAAGAGCCTATATAA